In the genome of Podospora pseudocomata strain CBS 415.72m chromosome 7, whole genome shotgun sequence, the window GATAGTCGCTGACGGTATTCCGGTGCCGTGTGGAAACGAGCGTCACCCACGGCGAAATGAGGACGGCCAAGGCAGGCACCGGGAGTTGACGCCCATACCCGATGCCGTTTGCCTCTTGGCTACCTAGATGCAGCAGCAAACTGAGGATCAGAGTCGCACCTGCAGAATCACCACTGACACAGACGAGTGAGGGATCTTGCACCACCTTCAGCACATGCTCGTAGCCCCGTACAGCCTCGTTGAGCTGGGTTGGAAATGCAGCGTCTGGAACTAGTGTGTACTCCAACGCAAATATGGCTGGGTTACTGTAGCCCAGAGCCTCCAGCTCCGATAACCAGGTCAGGAGAAATTCGAGATAGAAGTACGACGACCCCATCGAAAATCCACCACCTAACGACATCAGTATGGTGTATCATCGACGAGTTTCACCATCACTGGGCCCTTACCATGAGCGTAGAATAGCACAAAGTCGGGCTTCTCTTCCGGATTTTTGATCAGCCAGATGCCATGGAAGGACTCCTTCTTCACAGTCAGCCAGCCGCACAGGTAACCTAACATCTAGCCCGCAAGCTACTAACCTCGCGATGTTCCCTCCACGGAACAGGACACCTAAAATAGCCATGTCGCAACAGCCGGAACTGCATAAACGGAAGCGCAACCTccttggagaagaagacccTACCGATTTTTGCAGGGACATGTTCGAATGCGTACCGGACACAGCGAATCACAAAATCCTCAAACGATGAGGCCTTCTGGACGAACAGAGACTGATTTTCAGGAGGTAAAAAGTATCTTTCTCTCATAAGCCCAACAGGTAGCTTGACCGCTTGTGATATTCAGCAAATGACCTTGAAGTGAAAATTCGGCCAACTTACAAAAGAACGGCAGTGCTTGAAGCACGCACCAGACTGTCTCGAAGAATCCAACGTGCCATATCAGCTGGGGAGCCAAGAAGACGCAATAGACCAAGCAGTCTAAATATGATACTGGTCCGAGGAGCAGCATCAGATCATGGCTTTCTGGACCGCGCGCCATGTTTTATGGGGATCTTGCTCAGGGGTTTGCTGCATTCCGGAAGGTCTGGTAGACAGTAAACTGAGTGGCACTCCCCTGTCGAGCAACCCCGCGGTGGTGACGTCGGAGGTGAATAGTCCGCAGCATCCACTGCTTGGCGACGGTTGAACGTTGAAGAGGTTTCGTATGGTAGTTGCGTGTAGTTTGTTGAGAGGGCATTGAAGCTCACGAGAGTTATCAAGTTGGTTTAGTTTTCCAGCCAGTCATAATGAACGCATTCGTATGGAGAACAAGCCACCATCACTGCGTTACCACAGCTCAATAGTTCCGTACCTGCATATGGCTTATCACCGACCAGCGGTATGAAAGAGGAACCATTTTAGTTTCTACCCATTCACCCAACCCTACTACGTATTCTTCGCAACTTTcaaaatctcctcctccatcttctcaaaAGCTCCCAACACATTCCCATACTTTTCAaacaccccctttttgtaaccctcatccaccctctgaatcgccccctcctccttccacctcttcccaatcAACTCATCAAAcgcctccccatcccccctctcaaacGCCCAAACAGCTTTATACGCACCCCCCAACGCGCACGCATTCCCCCCGACATCCAACTTGTAAACCCCATCCGCTCCCCCCAGCACATCCCCCAGCACCCGCGTAATAGCAGGGTtcaaactcccccctccaaccaaaTAAACCCTCCCTGGCTGCGCCggcaacccctccctcggcgCCGTCACCAACTTCTgactcctcaacctcatgcTCAAAGCCTGACTCTCAATAATCGCCCTCGCGTCCGTCTCCTTGGCCCAGggctccttcacctcctccaacccctcccccgagtTGGCGTCACATGTATACCTCCACGTACCAGCCTTGATGTTCGGTACAATCTCGGGCAGGTAAAAGTACAACCCCAGCTTTGCCCTATCCCCCTCCTTTCGCACATCCAACGGCGCTGTCTCGAGCGCGTGCTTGTTAAAGTTCTCCCAGACATCTCCAGACCCAGAACTAGGTAGTACGTCACGCACTTTTTCTCTAGCCAAACCCCCATTCTTGTAGCACAACATAAACATGTACTGCCCCGGCGTGGTCGGGTGATTAAAAAAGTGATAGCTCGGATCCGGCTTGTAAACCGGCGTGCTCATCAAGAATGTCGTGCTAGTCCCCAGACTGACAATCGCATCCAGCGGCCTCAACGGCAAGGCCAGAATCGTGGCGGGGTTGTCACCGGTAAAAGGGGCCACCCCGCAGTCGGGGGAGAAGTTGTACTTGTTTACGAAATAAGAGGACACATTGCCcatgctgccgccgccgtcttgtCTTACCTCGCCGAGTTTAGCTCTGAGGTCATCGGGCGAGCCACCCGAGGCGAGGTCGAGAAGGGGGGATGACCAGTTATTGGAGGGGATGTCCCAGAGGTTCATCCCGCAGACGTCGGAGATGTCCATGGGCGCGATGgagccgaggaagagggaggcgaggaaggaggagacgagggagatgcgggaggtggaggtgtaCATTTGGGGGAGCTTGTGGCGGAGGCGCATGATTTGGGTGCCGGTGAAGCGCTGTTTACATATATCACCATTAGTTAGATGTAAGAAAAGGGATTGGAGGGGGTGAACAAACATGATGCGCCGCGCTCCCCGTGGCCTGAGCCAACCTCTCTGCCGTCCCCATTGTCTCCTCAAACTTGTCGCACTCATGCTGGGTGCTGTGATCTTGCCAGTTGGGGGCGAAGGGGTGTGAGAAGGCTCCCGCGAGTTGGTCAACGAGGGGCTTGTCCGCGGTTAAACCGCCGAGGAGCTGCTCGGCTTCATGGCTCCAGTAGACGCTACCGTGTTGTTGGCAGGAGCCGCTGATGCCCTTGATGCAGTTCAGGGGTGTGTTTTGCTCTTGGAGACGCTGGA includes:
- a CDS encoding hypothetical protein (COG:V; EggNog:ENOG503Q4KM; MEROPS:MER0033242), which codes for MARGPESHDLMLLLGPVSYLDCLVYCVFLAPQLIWHVGFFETVWCVLQALPFFSVKLPVGLMRERYFLPPENQSLFVQKASSFEDFVIRCVRYAFEHVPAKIGRVFFSKEVALPFMQFRLLRHGYFRCPVPWREHREESFHGIWLIKNPEEKPDFVLFYAHGGGFSMGSSYFYLEFLLTWLSELEALGYSNPAIFALEYTLVPDAAFPTQLNEAVRGYEHVLKVVQDPSLVCVSGDSAGATLILSLLLHLGSQEANGIGYGRQLPVPALAVLISPWVTLVSTRHRNTVSDYLDVKQLHQYGMQFAGGKMPEKEPLVSPGCCKDMSLWKRSSPSKGIYITYGTEEVFASEIEDFIGTVQETVVVKSEAAVGGIHAWPVASLFLSSNVNERLGGLRTISKEIRQCIP
- a CDS encoding hypothetical protein (EggNog:ENOG503NUTT; BUSCO:EOG09261HZD; COG:G), coding for MTDNGPLYLGFDLSTQQLKAIVIQSDLSIVSSAKVDFDQDFGAKYKIKKGVLVNEQEGEVFAPVALWLESLDLVLQRLQEQNTPLNCIKGISGSCQQHGSVYWSHEAEQLLGGLTADKPLVDQLAGAFSHPFAPNWQDHSTQHECDKFEETMGTAERLAQATGSAAHHRFTGTQIMRLRHKLPQMYTSTSRISLVSSFLASLFLGSIAPMDISDVCGMNLWDIPSNNWSSPLLDLASGGSPDDLRAKLGEVRQDGGGSMGNVSSYFVNKYNFSPDCGVAPFTGDNPATILALPLRPLDAIVSLGTSTTFLMSTPVYKPDPSYHFFNHPTTPGQYMFMLCYKNGGLAREKVRDVLPSSGSGDVWENFNKHALETAPLDVRKEGDRAKLGLYFYLPEIVPNIKAGTWRYTCDANSGEGLEEVKEPWAKETDARAIIESQALSMRLRSQKLVTAPREGLPAQPGRVYLVGGGSLNPAITRVLGDVLGGADGVYKLDVGGNACALGGAYKAVWAFERGDGEAFDELIGKRWKEEGAIQRVDEGYKKGVFEKYGNVLGAFEKMEEEILKVAKNT